In Gemmatimonadaceae bacterium, the sequence TCACCGATGCGCCGATCTCCTGGCCCTCGCGCAGTCCGTAGTTGGCAATGGACTTCTTCGCCTTGCGCCGCACCGGTCGCTGACCGGTCACGAGCGCCAGCTCCTCCACCACCGAGTCGAGGATCTTCGGCGTCTTGATCGCCTCACCCATCCCGACGTTGAGCACGATCTTCTCGAGCCCCGGCACCTGGTTGGCATTCTTCAGCCCGAACTGCTGGGCCAGCCGGCCGCGCACCGTCGCGCGATAGTACTCGCGCAGCCGCGGGCTGGGCGTCGGGATCTTCGCGCCGGCGTGCGGTCCCTTGGGGAGCATCGACTTGCGATCGCCCCCCTTGCCGCCACCGGTGGAGCCGCCCTTGGGCGTGCCGCCGCCACTCTTCTTCTGTTCCTTGGTCGCCATGATCTATCGTCCTTGGCTCAGCGGGACCGCGGGATCGCCTGCCCGCTCTTCGCGCTGATCCGTTCCTTGGTCCCGTCGGCATCGATGCGGTGCTTCGACCGCGTCGGCTGCTCCGACTTCGGGTCGAGCAGCATCACGTTGGAATGGTGAATGGGCGCCGGCATGTCGATGATCGCGCTCTGCTCCTCGGCGCGACGTGCCTTGCGGTGCCGCTTCACCATGTTGATCCCTTCCACCGTCACGCGGCCGGTCTTCGGGAACACGCGGAGGATCTTGCCCTCCTTTCCCTTGTCCTCGCCACGCATGACGCGCACGGTGTCGCCCTTCGTCACCGGCATCTTCACGCGCTCCGACTTGATCGCGTGGCGGCCGGCGCCCAGGCGCTTGCCCTCCGTCTGGCGGTACTTCAGCACGCGCATGTCAGAGCACCTCCGGCGCGAGCGAGACGATCTTCATGTACCGCTTCTCGCGCAGCTCGCGCGCCACCGGCCCGAAGATGCGGGTTCCCAGCGGCTCGCCGTTGTCGTTGATGATCACGACCGCATTCTCGTCGAAGCGGATGTACGTCCCGTCCTTGCGACGCGTCTCCTTGACCGTGCGCACCACCACCGCCTTGGCGACGGCCGACTTCTTCACCGTGCCGTTGGGGAGCGCATCCTTCACGGCCACCACGACCTTGTCGCCGAGTCCGGCGTAGCGGCGTCGGGTGCCTCCGAGCACGCGGATCACGAGAGCGCGCTTCGCCCCCGAGTTGTCCGCCACTCGCACCATGGATTCCTGCTGGATCATCGATCGGGTCTCCTATTGGGCGCGTTCGACGATCTCGACGACCCGCCACCGCTTGTCCTTCGACAGCGGACGGGTCTCCATGATCCGCACGGTGTCACCGCGCTTCGCCGAGTTCTCCTCGTCGTGCGCTTTCACCTTGCTGGAACGCGTCACCATCTTCCCGTAAGTCGGGTGCGGCACGCGACGGTCCAAGCGGACCACCACGGTCTTCTGCATCTTGTCGCTCACCACCACGCCCACGCGCACCTTCCGCGTGCCGCGCGACGGCGCCTGCTGCCCGTTGTTGGTCATTTCGGCCATGATCGATTCCTCTAGCCCCTGGCCCCTGCGGCCAGCTGGCGCTCACGCAGGATCGTCCGCATGCGCGCTACGTCTCTCCGGATCGCGCGCAACCGCAGCGGATCCTCCAACGGCTCCGTCGCACTCTTGAACCCGAGGCGGAAGCTTTCTTCATCCAGCTCCGCCAGTCGCGCGCGGATGTCCGCATCGCTCATCTCGCGGATCTCTTCAGCTCGCATCGGTGTGCGCCTCCTCGCGGACCACGAACTTGGTCTTCACGCCCAGCTTCGCCGCCGCCAGCGCCATCGCCTTTTGCGCGATCTCCGGCGTCACGCCCTCCAGCTCGAAGAGCACCCGACCCGGCTTCACCACCGCCACCCACCCTTCCGGAGAGCCCTTGCCCTTCCCCATGCGGGTCTCGGCCGGCTTCTTGGTGATCGGCTTGTCCGGGAAGATCCGGATCCAGACCTTGCCGCCGCGCTTGATGTGACGCGTCAGCGCCACGCGGGCGGCCTCGATCTGCCGGTTGGTTACCCACGCCGGCTCGAGCGCCTGCAGGCCGTAGTGCCCAAAGGACACCTCGGCGCCACGGCCGGCCAGACCCTTGGTCCGGCCCTTGAACATCTTGCGGAATTTGACGCGCTTGGGACTCAGCATCGCTGTCTATCGTTATGCACGATCCGTGGTGACCCGCTCGGGCTTCCCGCGCTTCTCGTGCTCCTCGTCGCTCGCTCGTGCGCTCTTACGAACCCGTGCTGTAGGTCTTCCCACGTCGATCCTCCACCACCTCACCCCGGAAGATCCACACCTTCACCCCGATCGTGCCGAACGTCGTCTTCGCCGTGCTCGTCGCGTAGTCGATGTCCGCACGCAGCGTGTGCAACGGCACGCGCCCCTCGTGGTAGCCTTCCACGCGCGCGATCTCCGCGCCGCCCAGTCGGCCACCGGCCTTCACCTTGATCCCCAGCGCCCCCATCCGCATCGCGCTCTGCACCGCGCGCTTCATCGCGCGGCGGAACGAGATGCGCTGCGAGAGCTGGTTGGAGATGTTGTCCGCCACCAGCTGGGCGTCGAGCTCGGGGCGCTTGATCTCTTCCACGTTCACTCCGACCTCCTTGCCCGACAGGCGCGCAATCTCCTCGCGCAGCTTGTCCACCTCGGCGCCCTTCTTCCCGATCACCACGCCCGGACGTCCGGTGTGGATCGTCACCACCACCTTCCCGGGCTTGCGCTCGATCTGCACGTCCGAGATGGCCGCGTGACCCAGGCGCGTCTTGATGTACTTCCGCAGCATCTGGTCTTCCTTCAGCAGCTGCGGGAACTCGCGGTTCGCGAACCAGCGCGAACGCCACGGCTTCGTGATTCCGAGGCGGAATCCGATCGGATTGGTCTTCTGTCCCATTAGCGGCCTGCCTTCTCGGCCACGACGATCTCGACGTGGCTGGTGCGCTTGAAAATCGGGGTGGCGCGGCCCATCGCCGCAGGGGTCCACCGCTTCAGCTTCGGCCCTTCATTGATGATCGCCTTCTTCACGAACAGCGCGTCGACGTCCACCGATTCGTTGTTCGATCGCGCATGCTGCTCAGCGTTTGCCACCGCCGACTCCAGCACTTTCGCGATCTCCGTCGCCGCCCGCTTCTTCGAAAACTTCAGCATCGACAGCGCATCGTTCACCATCTTCCCGCGGATCTGGTCGATCACCAGCCGCATCTTGTAGGGCGATTGGCGCGTCGTGCGCTGAATGGCACGTGCTTCGGTGGTCATGGCCTACTTGCCTCCCCTGGCCGCCGGCGCCGCCGGGACCGGTGCCTTCTTGTCCGTCGGCCGGTTGCCGGAGTGCCCGCGGAACAGACGCGTCGGCGCAAACTCGCCGAGCTTGTGTCCCACCATGTTCTCCGTCACGTACACCGGGATGAACTTGTTCCCGTTGTGCACCGCGAACGTGTGCCCCACGAAGTCGGGCAGCACCGTGCTCGCGCGTGACCAGGTCTTCACCACGCGCTTCTCGTTCTTAGCGTTCATGCCAAGCACCTTCTTCATCAGTGCTTCCTGAACGAACGGTCCCTTCTTGATACTGCGAGCCATAGGTCTCTGTCTCGGTGGTGGCTAGAACCCGGACTGGGTCGCCTTGCCGCGCTTGCGCCCGCGCACGATCAGCTTCGTCGAGGGCTTCTTCATGTTGCGCGTCTTCACGCCTTCCTTCTTGCCCCACGGACTCACCACGTTGCGCCCGCCACGCGTGCGGCCGCCGTGCGGGTGATCCACCGGGTTCATCACTTCGCCGCGCACCTTCGGACGGCGACCCTTCCAGCGCGTCTTGCCGGCCTTGCCGTACGAGATCAGCTCGTGCTCCGCGTTGCCGACCTCGCCGATCGTCGCCAGGCAGCGCATGTGCACGCGTCGCATTTCCGTCGATCCCATGCGCAACGTCACATAATCGCCTTCCTTCGCCACGACCTCCGCCGACATGCCCGCCGAGCGCGCCACCTGTCCGCCCTTGCCCGGCACCAGCTCGATGTTGTGCACCGCCGTACCCAGCGGCACTTCGCCCAGCGGCAGCGCGTTCCCGGTCCGTATGTCGGACCCGGGGCCGGACACCACCGTGTCGCCCACCGACAGCCCCTTGGGGTGCAGGATGTATCGCTTCTCCCCGTCCGCGTACTCCACCAGCGCGATCCGCGCCGAACGGTTCGGGTCGTATTCGATCTCGCGCACCGTGGCCACGTCGACAAAGCGGTTGCGCTTGAAATCGATCACGCGATACATGCGCTTGTGACCACCGCCACGACGCCGCATCGCGATATGCCCGTGGTTGTCGCGGCCGCCGCTCTTCTTCAGTGGCTCGAGCAGCGACTTCTCGGGCGTCGAGCGCGTGATCTCCTTGAAATCCGCCACCGAGCGAAAGCGCGTGCCCTTGGTGACCGGCTTGAATTGACGAATGCCCATGCGTGTGCCTCAGACCTCGAAGATGGGAAGCTTGTCGCCGGCCTGCAGCGTCACGATCGCCTTCTTCCAGCTCGGGCGCAGTCCTGCCGTCTTCCCCATGTTCTTCCGCGGCTTGCCGCGCGTGTTCATGGTCCAGACGCCGGTGACCTTTACGCCCCACAAACGTTCGATTGCCTGCCGAATGGCGGGCTTGCTCGCGTCGCGTGCGACTTCGAAGACGTATTCCCCCCGGTTCTGGTATTGCGCCGAGGTCTTCTCCGTGACGAGCGGACGCACAATGGTGCGGTGCAGCGTAGCCATCGATCAGTCCCCCTTCTTCTTGGCCGACTTCTTCGCCGCCGGCTTCTTTGCCGTTGCCTTCGCGGGCGCCTTGCTCGCGGGCGCCTTCGCCGCCGCCTTCTTTGCCGCCGGCTTCGCCGCGGGAGCGGCCTTCGTCTTTCGGGCCGTGGGCTTCGCGGTCCCCTCGGCCTTCGCGGCTCTCGCCGCGGGCGCCGGGGCCTTCTCCGCCACCGGAGCCAGCGTCTGGCCGATCGCAGTGCCCTCGATCAGCACCACATCGGACCACAGGATGTGGTAGGTCGACGCGTCCTTGAACGGCATCACGTGCACCCTGGGCAGGTTGCGACCCGACAGGTGAACGTTCGGCTTGTTGCCGTCGGTCAGCACCAGCACCTTGCGCCCGGCGAGGCCGGCACGCTCGATGAGCCCCTGGATCAGCTTCGTGCGCGGCGCCTCGTAGTTGAAGGCATCGATCACGTAGATCGCCGACTCGCGCGCGCGCGCGTTGAACGCGCTGCGACGCGCGAGCTGCTTGACCTTCTTTGGGAGCGCCTGCTCGTAGTTGCGGTCCCCGTGCGGTCCGAAGACCGTACCGCCACCCGGCCAATGAGGGGCGCGTGTCGAGCCCTGGCGCGCACGCCCGGTGCCCTTCTGCTTCCACGGTTTCTGATTACCGCCAACCACCAAACCGCGTGTCTTGGTGGACGCGGTTCCCTGGCGCTGGTTGGCAAGGTACGCCTTCACGGCGAGATGCATGGCCGGCATGTTCACCGTGCCATCGAACGTCTCCGCGGGCAGCGCCACGCGCTCGCGCGAGGTGCCCAGGCCGGTGAAGGCCGCCGCGTCGAAGGAAGTCTGGTCAGCCATGATCTATTGCCCCTGCTTCCGCACCATCACGATGCCGTTGGTGGCACCGGACACCGAGCCGCGGATATAGAGCAGGTTGCGCTCGGTATCCACCTTCTCGACGCGGAGGTTGATTTGCGTGTGGCGCACGTTGCCGTGCTGGCCCGGCATGCGCTTGCCCTTGATGACGCGGGACGGATCGGTGCCCGCGCCGATCGAGCCCGGGCGCCGGTGCTTGGTGTTGCCGTGCGTGTTGGGACCGCCGCCCGCCTTGTGGCGCTTCACGATGCCCTGGAAGCCGCCGCCCTTGCTGGTGCCGGTGACCTTGACCAGCTCGCCGACCTGGAAGATCGAGATGTCGACCGTATCGCCGAGCTTGTACTCGGGCGCCGTCGCCATGTCGTCGAGTCGGAACGAACGCAGCACGCGGGGCGCGGCCGCGAGGCCCGCCTTCGTCGCGTGACCCAGCGCCGCCGCCGTAGCGCGATGGCCATGGGGCACCTTCTTCTCCCCCTTCTTCGCCTCACGACGCGTGCGCGAGCTGCCGTAGCCCAGCTGCACCGCCGCAAAGCCCGGCTTGTCGGACTCCGCACCGATCACCTGCACGACCGGGTTGGGCTTTGCCTCAACCACCGTGCAGGGAATCTGCTGCCCCTGTTCGTTGAAGATCTGGGTCATGCCCAGCTTCTTCCCAATGATGCCTAACATCGGTTCCCCGTTCTCGTTGAGAGTCGCGACCCGGCGGTCGATACGCACCGGACTGCAGTCGTTGGACTCGTGTCGTTGGCTGCAGGGGTGACATCCCTGCACCCGTCCATCCGATCCCTTACTGAACCTTGATCTCCACGTCCACGCCCGCCGGCAGATCGAGCCGGGTGAGCGCGTCCACGGTCTGCGCGCGCGAATCCAGGATGTCGATCACACGCTTGTGCGTCTTCAACTCGAACTGCTCGCGCGACTTCTTGTCCACGTGCGGCGACCGGAGCAGCGTCCAGCGACGCGTCTTGGTCGGCAGCGGGATCGGGCCGGAGACCTGCGCCCCCGTCTTCTCCGCCGTCCGCACGATGTCCGACGCCGCCTGGTCGATGACCGCGTGGTCGAACGCCTTCAGTCGAATTCTGATGCGACCCGCCATGGAAGCCTTGAAGTCGTGTCCTGACGCGCGGGCAGCACTCGCTGCCCGCGCGTCCCGGAGCCTTACGCGAGAATCTTCGTCACTACGCCCGAGCCAACCGTCCGGCCGCCCTCGCGAATCGCGAAGCGCAGCTGGTCCTCGAGCGCGACCGGCGTGATCAGCTCGATGGTCATCTGCGTGTTGTCGCCCGGCATCACCATCTCCGTGCCGCCGGGGAGCTCGATCGAGCCCGTCACGTCGGTCGTGCGGAGATAGAACTGCGGACGGTAGCCCTTGAAGAACGGCGTGTGACGGCCGCCCTCTTCCTTGGTCAGCACGTACACCTCGGCCTCGAACTTCGTGTGCGGCGTGATCGAGCCGGGCTTGGCGAGCACCATGCCGCGCTCGATGTCCTTCTTGTCGACGCCACGGAGCAGCAGACCGACGTTGTCGCCCGCCTGACCGTCGTCGAGCAGCTTGCGGAACATCTCGACGCCCGTCACGACCGACTTCTTGTCGGAGCCAAAGCCGACCAGCGCCACTTCGTCCTGCACCTTGATCTTGCCCTTCTCGATACGACCGGTGGCCACCGTGCCGCGACCCGTGATCGAGAACACGTCCTCGACCGGCATCTGGAACGGCTTGTCGATGTCACGAACCGGCTCGGCGATCCACGAATCGAGCGCGTCGTAGAGCTCCTGAATCTTGGCGATCCACTTGGCATCACCCTCGATGGCGCGCACCGCGGCGCCGCGGATCACCGGGGCGTCGTCGCCTGCATAGCCGTACTTCGTGAGCAGCTCACGGACTTCGAGTTCGACGAGGTCGAGCAGTTCGGTGTCCTCGACGAGATCGCACTTGTTGAGGAACACGACGATGTTCGGCACGTTCACCTGACGGGCGAGCAGGATGTGCTCGCGCGTCTGCGGCATCGGGCCGTCGACCGCGCTCACCACGAGGATCGCGCCATCCATCTGCGCCGCACCCGTGATCATGTTCTTCACGTAGTCGGCATGCCCGGGGCAGTCGACGTGCGCGTAGTGGCGCTTCTCCGTCTCGTACTCCACGTGCGACGTCGCGATCGTCAGGATCTTCGTCGGGTCACGACGGCCCTGGGACTCCGACGCCTTTGCCACTTCATCGTAGGCGACGTACTTGGTCCCGTAGCCCTTGTCCGACGAGATCTTCGTCAGGGCGGCGGTGAGCGTCGTCTTCCCGTGGTCGACGTGGCCGATCGTGCCCACGTTCACGTGCGGCTTGTTCCGCTCGAATTTTGCCTTGGCCATTGCTGCGTTTCCGGTGAAGTGGAGGTCTGCGTGAAAGGGAGTTGCTACGAGACGACCTCCGTCTCCCGTCTCCCGTCGTGGTCTTCCTGCCTACTTCGCCTTGGAGATGATCTCCTCGGCCTTGCTCTTGGGCACTTCTTCGTAGTGCGAAAACTCCATCGAGTACACCGCCCGCCCCTGGGTCA encodes:
- the rplW gene encoding 50S ribosomal protein L23 → MATLHRTIVRPLVTEKTSAQYQNRGEYVFEVARDASKPAIRQAIERLWGVKVTGVWTMNTRGKPRKNMGKTAGLRPSWKKAIVTLQAGDKLPIFEV
- the rplX gene encoding 50S ribosomal protein L24, which produces MPVTKGDTVRVMRGEDKGKEGKILRVFPKTGRVTVEGINMVKRHRKARRAEEQSAIIDMPAPIHHSNVMLLDPKSEQPTRSKHRIDADGTKERISAKSGQAIPRSR
- the rplC gene encoding 50S ribosomal protein L3 gives rise to the protein MLGIIGKKLGMTQIFNEQGQQIPCTVVEAKPNPVVQVIGAESDKPGFAAVQLGYGSSRTRREAKKGEKKVPHGHRATAAALGHATKAGLAAAPRVLRSFRLDDMATAPEYKLGDTVDISIFQVGELVKVTGTSKGGGFQGIVKRHKAGGGPNTHGNTKHRRPGSIGAGTDPSRVIKGKRMPGQHGNVRHTQINLRVEKVDTERNLLYIRGSVSGATNGIVMVRKQGQ
- the rpsQ gene encoding 30S ribosomal protein S17, which translates into the protein MAEMTNNGQQAPSRGTRKVRVGVVVSDKMQKTVVVRLDRRVPHPTYGKMVTRSSKVKAHDEENSAKRGDTVRIMETRPLSKDKRWRVVEIVERAQ
- the rplB gene encoding 50S ribosomal protein L2 — its product is MGIRQFKPVTKGTRFRSVADFKEITRSTPEKSLLEPLKKSGGRDNHGHIAMRRRGGGHKRMYRVIDFKRNRFVDVATVREIEYDPNRSARIALVEYADGEKRYILHPKGLSVGDTVVSGPGSDIRTGNALPLGEVPLGTAVHNIELVPGKGGQVARSAGMSAEVVAKEGDYVTLRMGSTEMRRVHMRCLATIGEVGNAEHELISYGKAGKTRWKGRRPKVRGEVMNPVDHPHGGRTRGGRNVVSPWGKKEGVKTRNMKKPSTKLIVRGRKRGKATQSGF
- the rplV gene encoding 50S ribosomal protein L22 yields the protein MTTEARAIQRTTRQSPYKMRLVIDQIRGKMVNDALSMLKFSKKRAATEIAKVLESAVANAEQHARSNNESVDVDALFVKKAIINEGPKLKRWTPAAMGRATPIFKRTSHVEIVVAEKAGR
- the rplE gene encoding 50S ribosomal protein L5, with translation MLPKGPHAGAKIPTPSPRLREYYRATVRGRLAQQFGLKNANQVPGLEKIVLNVGMGEAIKTPKILDSVVEELALVTGQRPVRRKAKKSIANYGLREGQEIGASVTLRGTRMWEFLDRFINAAVPRFRDFRGLGTRSFDGRGNYSLGIKEQMIFPEINYDMIEQIHGMDITFVTTTNRDDQAFALLRELGMPFRGDDRPIQVQFQAS
- the rpsJ gene encoding 30S ribosomal protein S10, which translates into the protein MAGRIRIRLKAFDHAVIDQAASDIVRTAEKTGAQVSGPIPLPTKTRRWTLLRSPHVDKKSREQFELKTHKRVIDILDSRAQTVDALTRLDLPAGVDVEIKVQ
- the rplP gene encoding 50S ribosomal protein L16; translated protein: MLSPKRVKFRKMFKGRTKGLAGRGAEVSFGHYGLQALEPAWVTNRQIEAARVALTRHIKRGGKVWIRIFPDKPITKKPAETRMGKGKGSPEGWVAVVKPGRVLFELEGVTPEIAQKAMALAAAKLGVKTKFVVREEAHTDAS
- the tuf gene encoding elongation factor Tu is translated as MAKAKFERNKPHVNVGTIGHVDHGKTTLTAALTKISSDKGYGTKYVAYDEVAKASESQGRRDPTKILTIATSHVEYETEKRHYAHVDCPGHADYVKNMITGAAQMDGAILVVSAVDGPMPQTREHILLARQVNVPNIVVFLNKCDLVEDTELLDLVELEVRELLTKYGYAGDDAPVIRGAAVRAIEGDAKWIAKIQELYDALDSWIAEPVRDIDKPFQMPVEDVFSITGRGTVATGRIEKGKIKVQDEVALVGFGSDKKSVVTGVEMFRKLLDDGQAGDNVGLLLRGVDKKDIERGMVLAKPGSITPHTKFEAEVYVLTKEEGGRHTPFFKGYRPQFYLRTTDVTGSIELPGGTEMVMPGDNTQMTIELITPVALEDQLRFAIREGGRTVGSGVVTKILA
- the rpsS gene encoding 30S ribosomal protein S19, which produces MARSIKKGPFVQEALMKKVLGMNAKNEKRVVKTWSRASTVLPDFVGHTFAVHNGNKFIPVYVTENMVGHKLGEFAPTRLFRGHSGNRPTDKKAPVPAAPAARGGK
- the rpmC gene encoding 50S ribosomal protein L29 yields the protein MRAEEIREMSDADIRARLAELDEESFRLGFKSATEPLEDPLRLRAIRRDVARMRTILRERQLAAGARG
- the rpsC gene encoding 30S ribosomal protein S3, with translation MGQKTNPIGFRLGITKPWRSRWFANREFPQLLKEDQMLRKYIKTRLGHAAISDVQIERKPGKVVVTIHTGRPGVVIGKKGAEVDKLREEIARLSGKEVGVNVEEIKRPELDAQLVADNISNQLSQRISFRRAMKRAVQSAMRMGALGIKVKAGGRLGGAEIARVEGYHEGRVPLHTLRADIDYATSTAKTTFGTIGVKVWIFRGEVVEDRRGKTYSTGS
- the rplN gene encoding 50S ribosomal protein L14, translating into MIQQESMVRVADNSGAKRALVIRVLGGTRRRYAGLGDKVVVAVKDALPNGTVKKSAVAKAVVVRTVKETRRKDGTYIRFDENAVVIINDNGEPLGTRIFGPVARELREKRYMKIVSLAPEVL
- the rplD gene encoding 50S ribosomal protein L4; this encodes MADQTSFDAAAFTGLGTSRERVALPAETFDGTVNMPAMHLAVKAYLANQRQGTASTKTRGLVVGGNQKPWKQKGTGRARQGSTRAPHWPGGGTVFGPHGDRNYEQALPKKVKQLARRSAFNARARESAIYVIDAFNYEAPRTKLIQGLIERAGLAGRKVLVLTDGNKPNVHLSGRNLPRVHVMPFKDASTYHILWSDVVLIEGTAIGQTLAPVAEKAPAPAARAAKAEGTAKPTARKTKAAPAAKPAAKKAAAKAPASKAPAKATAKKPAAKKSAKKKGD